The Halomonas sp. 7T genome contains a region encoding:
- a CDS encoding ABC transporter ATP-binding protein: MLSRILTPLFRYFEGRVNPYPEDEVTTPPKGLLPFIWHFSRPVWPWLLAVSLLTALVSAAEVVFFSYMGELVDWLGNVERESFWQSHGLWLSGVGLLVIVGLPLLVLMQSLVTHQTIFGNYPMIGRWLSHRHMLSQSLAFYQDEFAGRVSQKVMQTALAIRETVTKVMDLMVYAIVYFTGAAILLGRADPWLLLPLGLWLIGYLGIMRFFVPRLRDVSMAQADARAQMTGRVVDSYSNIQTIKLFADTEREQRYAKDAMEGFMVTVHRQMRLVTVMSVCLTLLNTLLLVGTAGMAISAWYLDAISLGVLAIAIALVMRIRFMSDWILWEVAGLFENIGTVQDGMNTIAQEPTIKDAPSAKALVVPSGEIVFDALRFHYTQAKGESKNVFDGLSLTIKPGEKIGLIGRSGAGKSTLANLLLRFYDLQGGRILIDGQNIADVTQTSLRHQIGMVTQDTSLLHRSLRDNIRYGSPHASDDDVWQAVRRAHADTFINDLVDPKGRRGLDAHVGERGVKLSGGQRQRIAIARVLLKNAPILVLDEATSALDSEVEAAIQEQLDALMEGKTVIAIAHRLSTIAMLDRLIVVDEGRMVESGTHQELLAQNGIYASLWQRQSGGFLGHDLD, encoded by the coding sequence ATGCTGTCTCGTATTCTTACGCCGCTATTCCGTTACTTTGAGGGGCGCGTAAACCCCTATCCGGAAGATGAGGTCACCACGCCGCCGAAAGGTTTATTGCCGTTTATATGGCACTTTTCGCGCCCGGTTTGGCCTTGGCTACTAGCGGTATCGTTGTTGACGGCGTTGGTTTCTGCTGCAGAAGTCGTGTTCTTCAGCTACATGGGCGAGCTGGTCGACTGGCTGGGCAATGTCGAGCGGGAAAGCTTTTGGCAAAGCCACGGCCTTTGGCTGTCGGGAGTCGGCTTATTGGTGATAGTGGGCCTGCCGCTGCTGGTGTTAATGCAGTCGCTGGTCACCCATCAGACGATTTTTGGCAACTACCCCATGATTGGCCGCTGGCTTTCCCACCGCCATATGCTCAGCCAAAGCCTAGCGTTTTATCAGGATGAGTTTGCCGGGCGGGTGTCGCAAAAAGTCATGCAGACGGCGCTGGCCATCCGCGAAACCGTCACCAAGGTAATGGACCTGATGGTTTACGCCATCGTCTACTTTACCGGGGCGGCTATTTTGTTAGGGCGTGCCGACCCGTGGCTGCTGCTGCCCCTGGGCCTTTGGCTTATCGGCTATTTGGGCATCATGCGCTTTTTTGTGCCGCGCCTGCGGGATGTCTCCATGGCCCAAGCCGATGCCCGTGCCCAGATGACCGGTCGCGTAGTAGACAGCTATAGCAATATCCAAACCATCAAACTCTTTGCCGATACCGAGCGCGAACAACGCTATGCAAAAGACGCCATGGAGGGCTTTATGGTCACCGTACACCGTCAAATGCGCTTGGTGACGGTGATGAGCGTCTGTTTAACACTGCTCAACACGCTGCTGCTCGTGGGCACGGCGGGCATGGCGATCAGTGCTTGGTACCTGGACGCTATTTCCCTAGGCGTGCTGGCCATCGCCATTGCGCTGGTGATGCGTATCCGCTTTATGTCCGATTGGATCTTATGGGAAGTCGCTGGGCTGTTTGAAAATATTGGCACGGTGCAGGATGGCATGAACACCATCGCCCAAGAGCCGACCATCAAAGACGCACCCAGTGCTAAAGCGCTTGTCGTGCCCAGCGGCGAGATTGTGTTTGATGCGCTGCGTTTTCATTACACCCAGGCGAAGGGGGAGAGCAAAAACGTCTTTGATGGGCTGAGCTTGACCATTAAACCCGGTGAGAAAATTGGCCTGATTGGCCGTTCAGGCGCGGGTAAATCGACCCTTGCCAACCTGCTGCTGCGCTTTTACGACCTGCAGGGCGGGCGCATTCTGATCGACGGCCAGAATATTGCCGACGTCACCCAAACCTCGCTACGCCATCAGATTGGTATGGTCACCCAGGATACCTCGCTGCTACACCGCTCGCTGCGCGATAACATCCGCTACGGTAGCCCCCATGCCAGCGATGATGACGTATGGCAGGCAGTACGCCGTGCCCATGCGGATACGTTCATCAATGATTTAGTCGACCCCAAAGGCCGACGGGGCTTGGATGCCCACGTGGGTGAGCGCGGCGTGAAACTCTCCGGTGGTCAGCGTCAGCGCATTGCGATTGCCCGCGTGCTGCTTAAAAACGCGCCCATTTTGGTGCTGGATGAAGCCACGTCAGCGCTGGATTCTGAAGTAGAAGCGGCGATTCAAGAACAGCTGGATGCGTTGATGGAGGGCAAAACGGTGATTGCCATTGCCCACCGGCTTTCCACGATCGCCATGCTCGACCGGCTGATTGTGGTGGATGAGGGGCGCATGGTAGAGAGCGGCACCCACCAGGAGCTGCTGGCGCAAAACGGCATTTACGCCAGCCTGTGGCAGCGACAGTCAGGTGGTTTTTTGGGTCACGACCTAGACTAG
- a CDS encoding PA4780 family RIO1-like protein kinase, producing the protein MKIPKRLQPLVDDGMIDEVLVQLMSGKEAQVYVVRCGEDIRCAKVFKEAKQRSFKQAVQYQEGRKERNSRRARAMAKKTRYGQKEQEQAWLNAEVDALYRLASAGVRVPEPHGFVDGVLLMEMISDAEGNVAPRLDEVTLTPEQAETYYAKVIQDVVRMLCAGLIHGDLSEFNVLVDASGPVIIDLPQAVDAAGNNSAAAMLYRDVDNMRNYFGQYAPALLTTEYGREMWALYETGELHPDSKLTGHFDADTHIANVDELMEVIDDAKEEEAERQARMRDDDDDDEPPQPY; encoded by the coding sequence ATGAAAATCCCTAAGCGATTACAACCCTTGGTCGATGATGGCATGATCGATGAGGTGTTGGTTCAGTTAATGAGTGGTAAAGAAGCGCAGGTTTACGTGGTGCGCTGTGGCGAGGATATCCGCTGTGCCAAAGTGTTCAAAGAGGCCAAACAGCGCAGCTTTAAACAAGCGGTGCAGTATCAAGAGGGACGTAAAGAGCGTAACAGCCGCCGTGCCCGGGCCATGGCTAAAAAAACCCGCTATGGCCAAAAAGAGCAGGAGCAGGCGTGGCTAAATGCCGAAGTGGACGCGCTCTATCGCCTTGCATCAGCGGGTGTCCGCGTTCCTGAGCCCCACGGTTTCGTGGACGGCGTACTGCTGATGGAGATGATCAGCGACGCCGAAGGTAACGTCGCGCCGCGCTTAGATGAAGTGACGCTTACGCCCGAGCAGGCCGAAACTTACTACGCCAAAGTGATTCAAGATGTGGTGCGCATGCTGTGCGCGGGCTTGATCCACGGCGACTTGTCAGAGTTTAACGTGCTGGTCGATGCCTCCGGCCCGGTGATTATCGATCTGCCCCAGGCGGTTGATGCCGCAGGCAATAACAGCGCGGCTGCCATGCTGTATCGCGATGTCGATAACATGCGTAACTATTTCGGCCAGTACGCGCCGGCGCTGCTGACGACTGAATATGGCCGAGAGATGTGGGCACTGTATGAAACCGGGGAGCTGCACCCGGATAGCAAGCTCACCGGCCACTTCGATGCCGATACGCACATTGCCAACGTCGACGAGCTGATGGAGGTTATCGACGATGCTAAAGAGGAAGAGGCCGAACGCCAGGCGCGCATGCGTGACGACGACGATGATGACGAGCCCCCGCAGCCTTATTAA
- the dbpA gene encoding ATP-dependent RNA helicase DbpA — MSDTSFASLALSSALLSNLDSLGYHEMTPVQAQSLPPMLAGRDVLAQAKTGSGKTAAFGLALLAELRLEAFAVQGLVLCPTRELADQVADELRRLARGLPNVKVLTLCGGAPFGPQLASLEHGAHIVVGTPGRIDEHLRKGSLTLGSLTTLVLDEADRMLDMGFQATIDDIISDTPADRQTLLFSATFPDEESSGGLATMTRGVMHDPVTVKVAELHDATTIDQHFYEVANEEARFAALQQLLLVYRPATSVVFCNTKRETQAVAEQLTDAGFSAVALNGDLEQKDRDRRLILFANQSASILVATDVAARGLDIAQLDAVFNYQIARELDVHVHRVGRTGRAGASGVACTLVTPKEHYRLERLEGLLEQPITTEPLPKPQHSVPFEPPMATLQLAGGKKDKLRPGDILGALTSEGGLRGDQVGKIKVLARSAYVAVEHSVVQKAQAKLERDKLKGRAFRVRRIRY, encoded by the coding sequence GTGTCCGACACCTCTTTTGCATCGCTAGCGCTCTCATCTGCGCTTTTATCGAATCTAGACTCCCTTGGCTACCATGAAATGACGCCGGTTCAGGCCCAAAGCCTGCCGCCAATGTTGGCTGGGCGCGACGTGCTAGCCCAAGCTAAGACGGGCTCTGGGAAAACCGCCGCGTTTGGCCTAGCGCTGTTGGCCGAGCTTCGTCTAGAAGCGTTTGCGGTCCAGGGCTTAGTGCTGTGCCCCACCCGGGAATTGGCCGACCAAGTGGCTGATGAGCTGCGCCGTTTGGCGCGGGGGTTGCCTAACGTTAAGGTGCTGACGCTATGCGGCGGCGCCCCTTTTGGGCCGCAGCTGGCCTCGCTTGAGCATGGCGCGCATATCGTGGTGGGCACCCCTGGGCGCATTGACGAGCACCTGCGTAAAGGTTCGCTAACGCTTGGGTCGCTTACCACACTAGTGTTGGATGAAGCCGACCGTATGCTGGATATGGGCTTCCAGGCGACTATCGACGATATCATTTCCGACACGCCCGCAGACCGCCAAACGCTGCTGTTCAGCGCGACCTTCCCAGATGAAGAGTCATCGGGCGGCCTTGCCACCATGACCCGTGGCGTGATGCATGACCCGGTCACCGTCAAAGTGGCCGAGCTTCACGATGCCACCACCATTGACCAGCACTTTTATGAAGTTGCCAATGAAGAGGCACGCTTTGCCGCCCTTCAACAGCTGCTGCTGGTCTATCGGCCGGCAACCAGCGTGGTGTTTTGCAATACCAAGCGCGAAACCCAGGCGGTGGCAGAGCAGCTGACCGACGCGGGGTTTAGTGCCGTGGCGCTGAACGGCGATCTAGAGCAAAAAGATCGTGATCGTCGATTGATCCTGTTTGCTAACCAAAGTGCGTCTATCTTGGTGGCCACCGATGTGGCGGCGCGCGGGTTAGATATTGCCCAGCTAGATGCGGTGTTCAACTACCAAATCGCTCGAGAGCTTGATGTTCACGTGCACCGGGTAGGGCGCACCGGTCGCGCGGGTGCCAGTGGTGTTGCTTGCACCCTGGTAACCCCTAAAGAGCATTACCGGTTAGAGCGGCTGGAAGGATTATTAGAGCAGCCGATTACCACAGAGCCACTGCCAAAGCCCCAGCACTCAGTGCCTTTTGAGCCGCCTATGGCCACGCTACAACTCGCAGGCGGTAAAAAAGACAAGCTGCGCCCGGGGGATATTCTGGGAGCGCTGACCAGTGAAGGCGGGCTGCGGGGTGATCAGGTCGGTAAAATTAAAGTGCTGGCGCGCAGCGCCTATGTCGCGGTAGAGCATAGCGTTGTTCAAAAAGCCCAAGCGAAGCTTGAACGTGACAAATTAAAAGGGCGTGCTTTCCGTGTTCGCCGTATCCGTTATTGA
- the ybaK gene encoding Cys-tRNA(Pro) deacylase, translating into MTPAINSAKHAGIAFQIHEYHHDAAAASYGLEAAEKLAIAVEQVFKTLVVKLDGKQLAVGIVPVSCQLGLKQIAKAAGAKKAAMADPAEVERTTGYVLGGVSPLGQKKRLPTFIDASAQRFSTLYVSAGRRGLEIELSPSDLASLSHGRFAVLAT; encoded by the coding sequence ATGACCCCGGCGATTAATAGCGCAAAGCACGCAGGTATTGCGTTTCAAATCCATGAGTATCACCACGATGCCGCTGCCGCGTCGTATGGACTGGAAGCGGCTGAAAAACTGGCTATCGCGGTTGAACAGGTCTTTAAAACGCTGGTGGTAAAGTTGGATGGCAAACAGCTGGCGGTAGGCATTGTGCCGGTGAGTTGTCAGCTAGGGCTTAAGCAGATCGCGAAAGCCGCTGGGGCGAAAAAAGCCGCCATGGCTGACCCCGCAGAGGTTGAACGCACCACTGGCTATGTACTGGGCGGTGTAAGCCCGCTGGGGCAGAAAAAGCGCCTGCCGACCTTTATTGACGCCTCAGCGCAAAGATTTTCCACACTCTACGTTAGCGCTGGGCGGCGGGGGCTGGAGATTGAGCTTTCCCCCAGCGACTTGGCATCACTGAGCCATGGGCGCTTTGCGGTGCTGGCAACGTGA
- a CDS encoding DUF3008 family protein, giving the protein MKATSKAQQKAAGAALSAKRGETRPSELVGAAKEMYDAMNEAALEEMAATQRKGKPAKKEE; this is encoded by the coding sequence ATGAAAGCAACCTCTAAAGCCCAGCAAAAAGCCGCAGGGGCAGCCCTTTCCGCTAAGCGCGGCGAGACCCGGCCAAGCGAGCTGGTTGGCGCTGCCAAGGAGATGTATGACGCAATGAATGAAGCGGCACTTGAGGAGATGGCAGCCACCCAACGTAAAGGCAAGCCTGCGAAAAAAGAGGAATAA
- a CDS encoding cation diffusion facilitator family transporter produces MTPFVAERRALRFSAISASLFAFTGLALGLASGSITILFDSGYSLLSLVLASLSLFALQQARKPADDHYPFGRLTVEPLAVLLKGVVIALVCLFSLVSALWSLAQGGRLVTLDLALMFGIVNVTGCLLTWWWLNRYARIARSSLLAAELRQWQMDTWLSAAVMLGFALTWGLTLTPWAGYARFADPVMVLIIAGYFLPMPIRMVRGALRELMFGEPVGSVRQEMVQQVADFDIADDDVRLAQVGSFLMVDIQLDKQQIGDAEEIVESVEQHCRLRNLRPVTSITLVT; encoded by the coding sequence GTGACCCCCTTTGTCGCCGAGCGCCGTGCGCTAAGATTTTCCGCTATTTCTGCCAGCTTATTTGCTTTTACCGGCCTTGCACTCGGACTTGCTAGCGGCTCAATCACTATATTATTTGATAGCGGCTATTCGCTATTAAGTTTAGTGCTGGCATCGCTTTCGCTGTTTGCGCTACAGCAGGCGCGTAAGCCTGCCGATGATCACTACCCCTTTGGGCGGCTAACGGTAGAGCCATTAGCCGTGCTGCTCAAAGGCGTGGTGATTGCGCTGGTGTGTCTATTTTCGCTGGTGTCTGCCCTATGGAGCTTGGCCCAGGGTGGGCGATTGGTTACCCTGGATTTGGCGCTGATGTTTGGAATAGTGAACGTGACCGGCTGCTTGCTTACCTGGTGGTGGCTAAATCGCTACGCGCGAATTGCCCGCTCGTCGCTATTAGCCGCTGAGCTGCGCCAGTGGCAGATGGACACTTGGCTAAGCGCTGCGGTGATGCTTGGGTTTGCGCTTACCTGGGGGCTGACATTAACCCCGTGGGCAGGCTATGCGCGCTTTGCCGACCCTGTGATGGTGCTGATTATTGCGGGCTATTTTTTGCCGATGCCCATCCGTATGGTGCGCGGCGCGCTGCGGGAGCTAATGTTTGGAGAGCCCGTGGGCAGCGTGCGCCAAGAGATGGTGCAACAAGTAGCGGACTTTGATATCGCCGATGACGATGTGCGCCTAGCGCAGGTGGGCAGCTTTTTAATGGTCGATATTCAGTTGGATAAGCAGCAAATCGGCGATGCCGAAGAGATTGTTGAAAGCGTTGAACAGCACTGTCGGTTGCGCAATTTACGCCCAGTCACCAGTATTACGCTGGTGACATAA
- a CDS encoding LysR family transcriptional regulator, which produces MRSEQVQAFIDVTEHGSFAAAARHTGIKRSTLSATVNALEDNLGVVLFERSGNSLQLTAVGESVLPDCYRLLTSASRIKKHCQQHLQGVESQLCIARDDALPEAFWRQVMHDLKQRYPLTAISVYLLPPQEHPQFVLRQTVDIAFGLYTAEGADINASNLAPVSMCLVAATSHPLSRLPSVTRDDLAQYTQVCLTYEQGDKLVSDALFSTNYLGLTMFEVIRDAAINGTGWALLPYPLVKEAIENHQLCALNHDLALDSHYYRYVEGESLGVVATALLTKVSRFLGTTR; this is translated from the coding sequence ATGCGTTCAGAACAAGTGCAGGCATTCATCGATGTAACTGAACATGGCTCCTTTGCCGCCGCCGCGCGACATACAGGGATAAAACGCAGCACCTTGAGTGCTACTGTCAATGCTCTGGAAGATAACCTAGGGGTCGTGCTATTCGAACGTTCAGGCAATAGTCTCCAGTTAACGGCGGTAGGTGAGAGTGTGCTACCCGACTGTTACCGGCTACTGACCAGCGCCAGCCGAATTAAAAAACATTGCCAACAGCATTTACAGGGCGTAGAGAGCCAGCTGTGCATTGCGAGAGATGATGCGTTACCCGAAGCGTTTTGGCGGCAAGTTATGCACGACTTAAAACAACGCTATCCGCTTACAGCCATCTCAGTTTATTTATTGCCGCCCCAAGAGCACCCACAGTTTGTGCTTCGCCAAACCGTCGATATTGCCTTTGGGCTGTATACCGCTGAGGGCGCCGATATTAATGCCAGTAACCTTGCACCGGTTAGCATGTGTTTGGTAGCCGCAACATCTCACCCGCTAAGCCGTCTACCCAGCGTTACCCGCGATGATCTCGCCCAATATACTCAAGTGTGTCTAACCTATGAACAGGGCGACAAACTAGTCAGCGATGCACTTTTTTCGACCAATTACCTGGGCCTCACCATGTTTGAGGTCATCCGCGATGCCGCGATCAACGGCACCGGCTGGGCATTGCTACCCTACCCGTTGGTAAAAGAAGCCATAGAAAACCACCAGCTTTGCGCTCTAAACCATGACCTTGCGCTGGACAGCCATTACTACCGCTACGTGGAAGGTGAAAGTTTAGGGGTGGTCGCAACCGCGCTACTGACGAAGGTGTCACGCTTTTTAGGAACTACCCGTTGA
- a CDS encoding PhoH family protein: protein MVRLDKKATRLYVLDTNVLIHDPAALYHFDEHDVVIPMTVLEELDKHKNGVREIARTARQISRTLSDLTSQVTFDEIQKGIPIPRISGESGRLHFLCYNDLKPFDSLDDSPDNRILAETCRLRDERPDASVILITKDINLRVKAAALKVPVEDYLNDRAYSDSDAMIEGAQVYASAGQDGASLWEALNVDVTVERVDHHTFYLLSGNMPRHWHVGMLVSDSENGAEFEAIVRELSPATARLQLLTNYRHHAGVWGVHAHDSRQNFTLNLLMDPDIDLVTIAGNAGTGKTFMTLAAAFQQTLDAKNFERIVFTRAPIPMGEDIGFLPGTEEEKMSPWMGAFHDNMDNLLRNEEGESSWDNGATRQLIGSRVQIRSPSFMRGRTLNDTFLIIDEAQNFTPKQLKSLVTRAGRNTKIVCLGNVGQIDTPYLTANTCGMAAVVERFRDWPHAGHITLKSVERSRLALAAEELL, encoded by the coding sequence ATGGTAAGACTCGATAAAAAAGCCACTAGGCTCTATGTCCTAGATACTAATGTTCTTATCCATGACCCCGCAGCGCTCTACCATTTTGATGAGCACGACGTGGTTATCCCCATGACGGTGCTGGAAGAACTGGACAAGCACAAAAACGGCGTTCGTGAAATCGCACGCACAGCGCGTCAAATCAGCCGTACCCTCTCCGACCTAACCAGCCAAGTCACCTTTGATGAGATACAAAAAGGCATTCCCATTCCCCGCATCAGTGGTGAATCCGGTCGCCTACACTTTTTGTGCTATAACGATCTCAAGCCCTTCGACTCCCTTGACGACAGCCCAGATAACCGAATCCTGGCCGAAACCTGCCGGCTACGGGATGAACGCCCCGATGCCTCCGTCATTCTGATCACCAAAGATATCAACCTTCGCGTTAAAGCCGCCGCATTGAAAGTGCCGGTGGAAGACTATTTGAACGACCGCGCCTACTCTGACAGCGATGCCATGATTGAAGGCGCACAGGTTTATGCGTCGGCAGGCCAGGATGGCGCATCGCTGTGGGAAGCGCTGAACGTGGATGTCACCGTCGAGCGGGTCGACCACCATACTTTCTACTTGCTAAGCGGCAATATGCCCCGCCACTGGCACGTGGGTATGCTGGTATCGGATAGTGAGAATGGTGCTGAGTTTGAGGCTATTGTGCGCGAACTCTCCCCCGCAACAGCACGCTTACAGCTGCTGACTAACTACCGCCACCATGCCGGGGTTTGGGGCGTTCACGCCCATGATAGCCGCCAAAACTTCACACTTAACTTATTGATGGACCCAGACATCGACCTAGTCACCATTGCAGGCAATGCAGGTACCGGCAAAACGTTTATGACACTGGCCGCAGCGTTTCAGCAAACCCTAGACGCCAAGAACTTTGAACGCATTGTGTTTACCCGTGCACCCATTCCTATGGGTGAAGACATTGGCTTTTTGCCAGGCACTGAAGAGGAGAAAATGTCGCCGTGGATGGGTGCCTTCCACGACAATATGGATAACCTACTGCGCAATGAAGAGGGCGAGTCTAGTTGGGATAACGGCGCCACGCGGCAGCTGATCGGCTCACGGGTGCAAATCCGCTCGCCCAGCTTTATGCGTGGGCGCACCCTCAACGACACCTTTTTGATCATCGATGAGGCACAGAACTTCACCCCGAAACAGCTGAAATCGCTGGTCACACGGGCGGGCCGCAATACGAAAATTGTTTGCCTGGGTAACGTTGGCCAAATCGACACCCCTTACCTTACTGCCAATACCTGCGGCATGGCCGCCGTGGTCGAGCGTTTTAGGGATTGGCCCCATGCGGGGCATATTACGTTGAAGAGCGTCGAACGCTCGCGGCTGGCGCTGGCGGCGGAAGAGCTGTTATAG
- a CDS encoding YihY/virulence factor BrkB family protein, giving the protein MSDQERVNTHWRGRKATVPDDIPRMGWYDIAWRVLRAARRDRITMYAAGVAFYALLALFPTIAAVIALWGLLFDPVEAGRQLYEISRFMPPDAANLIDQQAQDVVESTEAGNMMTALAVLLIALFVASKSVAVLVVGLNVVYGENEKRPLLLRGLVLLSLTLGLITMTLVSLGFIAIVPIVVDTLMIEPPVDTVLKWLRWPALLLLMSVLIALLYRYAPYRRSAQWRWLSYGTLFATVMWLLGSGGLSLYVRYFSTFSELYGSIGAVVALMLWFWLSAFIVLFGAEINCEMERQTYNDTTVGAPRPLGERKAFAADTVGVENPWNGDSSDTVDR; this is encoded by the coding sequence ATGAGCGATCAAGAGAGAGTGAACACTCACTGGCGTGGCCGAAAAGCGACAGTGCCTGACGATATCCCGCGTATGGGTTGGTACGATATAGCGTGGCGGGTTTTACGTGCAGCGCGGCGCGATCGTATTACCATGTACGCGGCAGGGGTTGCTTTTTATGCCTTGTTGGCGCTGTTTCCCACCATTGCAGCGGTTATTGCTTTATGGGGGCTGCTGTTTGACCCTGTGGAAGCGGGTCGCCAGTTGTACGAAATTAGCCGCTTTATGCCACCGGATGCGGCGAACTTGATTGATCAGCAGGCTCAAGACGTCGTGGAAAGCACGGAAGCTGGCAATATGATGACAGCGCTAGCCGTGCTCTTAATTGCGCTGTTTGTTGCTTCCAAAAGTGTTGCCGTACTGGTGGTTGGCTTAAACGTCGTGTATGGGGAAAATGAAAAGCGTCCACTGCTGTTACGTGGTTTGGTACTACTGTCACTGACGTTGGGTTTGATCACCATGACGCTAGTGTCATTGGGCTTTATCGCTATTGTGCCCATCGTTGTTGATACGCTAATGATTGAGCCACCGGTAGACACTGTTTTGAAGTGGTTGCGTTGGCCGGCGTTATTGTTGCTGATGAGCGTACTTATTGCCTTACTTTATCGTTACGCGCCTTACCGGCGCTCTGCCCAATGGCGTTGGTTAAGCTACGGTACGCTGTTTGCCACTGTCATGTGGTTATTAGGCTCCGGTGGTTTATCTCTTTACGTGCGTTACTTTTCTACCTTTAGCGAGTTGTACGGCTCTATCGGGGCCGTTGTGGCGTTAATGCTATGGTTCTGGCTTTCCGCATTTATAGTGCTATTTGGTGCAGAGATTAATTGCGAGATGGAGCGCCAAACCTACAACGACACCACGGTAGGAGCGCCTAGGCCGCTGGGTGAACGCAAGGCTTTCGCTGCTGACACCGTTGGGGTTGAGAACCCTTGGAATGGCGATTCTTCCGATACCGTTGACCGCTAA
- a CDS encoding complex I subunit 5 family protein, with the protein MMTLLLLAALLWPLCVAGNVVWQAYRTPVATRRYFSLIWLSASWPALLLAYAGEAQWMVEAWMLGGYWELNALSRPWLAFTILLWSLAAVHGRGYFSAEQAKAQAGDQAAERRLLRLALFWPLTLLGNVLLIVAQDIASFYLGFALMTFAAYALVVHSGSPEARLGAKAYLILAVIGEGLILGGLLWAAGTAETVTLEGVREGIASAEQGALMALLLWLGFGVKAGIMGLHVWLPLAHPVAPAPASAVLSGAMIKAGLLGWLNVLPLGLEGLSPALTQLGNGMLVAGLAAAFGAALYGIWQRQPKAVLAYSSISQMGMLTAMVAMGLTAPGVWPLLLPGLVLFAAHHALAKGALFMGTSISEHMPRLPKPLLFALIALPGVSLTGALAAGMVSKWGVKDALYKMEHTSLIMLLTWAAIGTAALVSVCVWRQWQQRHSGGSDNFQSGAWLTAILAALITPLWLPLPEGSVVPPPIGEWWGVVWPFPAGVMLVVGGFYGLRHVRIKRPPAGDLWWLYSVVAINAVEVASAMAYKCQKVKGASVNAALVFERYAMGRLTRLLSSEAWMRHHGSGLMMAFAVVLALLLLWEGLR; encoded by the coding sequence ATGATGACGCTGCTTTTACTGGCTGCCTTGCTGTGGCCTCTTTGTGTTGCGGGTAACGTGGTGTGGCAGGCCTACCGCACGCCGGTGGCAACGCGACGTTACTTTTCACTGATATGGTTATCAGCTTCTTGGCCTGCGTTGCTGCTGGCCTACGCGGGTGAGGCGCAATGGATGGTTGAGGCCTGGATGCTGGGCGGTTACTGGGAGTTGAACGCTCTCAGCCGACCGTGGCTTGCGTTCACTATCCTGCTATGGAGCTTGGCCGCCGTGCATGGGCGGGGGTATTTCTCAGCCGAGCAGGCAAAGGCCCAGGCGGGAGACCAAGCCGCTGAGCGCCGTTTGCTGCGCCTAGCCCTGTTTTGGCCGCTGACATTGCTGGGCAACGTGCTGCTGATTGTCGCCCAGGATATTGCTAGCTTCTACCTAGGCTTCGCGTTAATGACGTTTGCCGCCTACGCCCTGGTGGTGCACAGCGGTAGCCCGGAAGCGCGGTTAGGCGCAAAAGCGTATTTAATCTTAGCCGTCATTGGCGAAGGGCTAATCCTTGGCGGTTTGCTCTGGGCGGCAGGCACTGCTGAGACGGTGACGCTTGAAGGCGTACGTGAAGGGATCGCCAGTGCCGAACAAGGGGCCCTCATGGCGCTGTTGCTGTGGCTTGGGTTCGGCGTAAAAGCAGGGATAATGGGCCTCCACGTTTGGCTGCCGCTGGCTCACCCAGTGGCGCCCGCCCCCGCTAGCGCGGTGTTGAGTGGGGCGATGATAAAAGCGGGCCTCTTAGGCTGGCTTAACGTATTGCCACTAGGTTTAGAAGGACTCTCGCCAGCGTTAACGCAGTTAGGTAATGGGATGTTGGTCGCAGGCTTGGCGGCGGCGTTTGGTGCAGCGCTTTATGGGATCTGGCAGCGTCAACCCAAGGCTGTATTAGCCTACTCCAGTATTAGCCAGATGGGCATGTTAACGGCGATGGTTGCGATGGGGCTGACCGCCCCCGGCGTGTGGCCGCTGCTGCTACCTGGCTTGGTGCTGTTTGCGGCACACCATGCGTTAGCGAAAGGCGCGTTATTTATGGGTACCAGCATAAGCGAGCACATGCCCCGTTTGCCAAAGCCACTGCTGTTTGCGTTGATTGCCTTGCCAGGGGTGTCGCTAACCGGGGCGCTAGCCGCAGGCATGGTGAGCAAGTGGGGGGTAAAGGATGCGCTTTATAAGATGGAGCATACCTCCTTAATCATGTTGCTCACGTGGGCGGCTATTGGCACAGCGGCACTGGTGAGTGTATGTGTGTGGCGCCAGTGGCAGCAGCGCCACTCCGGGGGCAGTGATAATTTTCAGTCAGGTGCCTGGCTTACTGCAATCCTGGCGGCGCTAATTACTCCGCTCTGGCTTCCGCTGCCTGAGGGGAGCGTTGTGCCGCCGCCGATAGGTGAGTGGTGGGGCGTCGTATGGCCATTTCCCGCAGGCGTAATGCTGGTGGTGGGGGGCTTCTACGGGTTGCGACACGTGCGCATTAAAAGGCCGCCTGCGGGTGATTTATGGTGGCTTTATAGCGTCGTGGCAATAAACGCTGTTGAGGTGGCCAGCGCCATGGCGTACAAATGCCAAAAGGTAAAAGGAGCAAGCGTGAATGCGGCGTTGGTCTTTGAGCGATACGCCATGGGGCGGTTAACGCGGCTTTTATCTAGCGAGGCGTGGATGCGGCACCATGGCAGCGGTTTGATGATGGCGTTCGCTGTGGTGCTGGCGCTTTTGCTACTGTGGGAGGGGCTGCGATGA